One window from the genome of Salisaeta longa DSM 21114 encodes:
- a CDS encoding M16 family metallopeptidase: protein MSAPFAERIHDRSVGPCRLLTLETPVDRVVSWRGSFLTYPNIRAGDDLTQQLMVAMLDKGTEQRDRFALSRVLEDTGAQLNVSSDGLYVDVSGRALAEDVPVVLELLAEMLRTPAFDAAEFEKAKAQALANLQQQMQDTGTQAHGLLTRRLYPPAHPNYNAPLEEQVAALQDLTVEDVQQYHAAHVGATDFALAVVGDLDRSHVEGAVRAAFGDWAPHDATPSHATAADPEPAGRAVYAMPDRDSIDVRMGHALPLRRDSDDYVALYVGNYILGGNFSARLMAHVRDEKGLTYGIGSGLQGITTRYSGHWRISVALSQEACAPGIAATRNEIRRFVDEGATAEELDAKKTTITGSYVVGLSTTRRLAHAILTNAERGFPMTYLDRFPDDVRALSLDDVNSAVRRYLRPDDLHITLAGTVPEAAQAA from the coding sequence ATGTCTGCTCCCTTTGCTGAACGCATCCACGATCGCTCCGTGGGCCCGTGCCGCCTGCTCACCCTCGAAACGCCCGTCGACCGCGTGGTGTCGTGGCGCGGCTCGTTCCTCACCTACCCAAACATCCGCGCGGGCGACGACCTCACCCAGCAGCTGATGGTTGCAATGCTGGACAAAGGCACCGAGCAGCGCGATCGGTTTGCGCTTTCGCGGGTCTTGGAGGACACCGGCGCGCAGCTCAACGTATCGAGCGACGGCCTGTACGTGGACGTCTCCGGGCGGGCCCTCGCCGAGGATGTGCCGGTGGTGCTGGAGCTATTGGCCGAGATGCTCCGAACGCCTGCCTTTGACGCGGCCGAGTTTGAGAAGGCGAAGGCGCAAGCCCTGGCCAACCTGCAGCAGCAGATGCAAGATACCGGCACGCAGGCGCACGGCCTGCTTACGCGGCGCCTCTACCCCCCCGCGCATCCCAACTACAACGCCCCGCTGGAGGAGCAAGTCGCCGCCCTGCAGGACCTTACGGTGGAGGACGTGCAGCAGTATCACGCCGCCCACGTGGGCGCGACCGACTTTGCGCTTGCCGTGGTGGGCGACCTGGACCGCTCCCATGTGGAAGGGGCCGTGCGCGCTGCCTTTGGCGACTGGGCCCCGCACGACGCCACGCCGTCGCATGCCACCGCCGCCGATCCGGAGCCCGCGGGCCGCGCGGTGTACGCCATGCCCGACCGCGACAGCATCGACGTGCGCATGGGCCACGCCCTGCCGCTGCGCCGCGACAGCGACGACTACGTGGCGCTCTACGTGGGCAACTACATCCTGGGCGGCAACTTTTCGGCGCGCCTCATGGCCCATGTGCGTGACGAAAAAGGCCTTACCTACGGCATTGGCTCGGGCCTCCAGGGCATCACCACGCGCTACAGCGGCCACTGGCGCATCTCGGTCGCGCTCAGCCAGGAGGCCTGCGCGCCCGGCATCGCGGCCACGCGCAACGAGATTCGCCGCTTCGTCGACGAGGGCGCGACGGCCGAGGAACTCGACGCCAAAAAAACCACCATCACCGGATCGTACGTGGTGGGCCTCTCCACCACGCGCCGCCTCGCCCACGCCATCCTGACCAACGCGGAACGCGGCTTCCCAATGACGTACCTCGACCGCTTCCCCGACGACGTGCGGGCGCTCTCCCTTGACGATGTGAACAGCGCCGTGCGCCGCTACCTACGTCCCGACGATCTCCACATCACGCTGGCGGGCACGGTGCCCGAGGCGGCCCAGGCGGCATAG
- a CDS encoding RNA-guided endonuclease InsQ/TnpB family protein, with protein sequence MRYNTAYKFRFYPTAEQKVALAEVFGHTRYVWNWALNLRTRSYYDEGKSLTYTATSKRLTKLKRDDDHQWLRNVSSVALQQKLRDLEQAFQNFFGGRAGYPNFKRKHGKQTARFASNAFTLYGKSLSVAKVPGELNVRWSRDLPDTCKVTSVTLTKNPSGRYFVSLTCTEEKEPLPETDTAVGIDLGITDVVVTSDGSKSGNPKHLKEDLHRLRKAQRRLSRKKKGSENWKKQKRRVARLHAKIADKRNDFLHKLSRKIVDENQVIALETLNVKGMQQNRNLSRSIADTGWSTLVRYIEYKAKWAGRTVVKIDRWFPSTKRCSECGHVGETKPLSVRHWQCEACGERHDRDVNAAKNIRTAGLAGAQKSLREDCEGRGKTHKAFVRSGHGPVKQ encoded by the coding sequence ATGCGATACAACACAGCCTACAAGTTTCGTTTCTATCCAACCGCCGAGCAGAAGGTGGCGCTGGCCGAGGTGTTCGGCCACACGCGCTATGTCTGGAACTGGGCGCTCAATCTTCGCACGCGGAGCTACTACGACGAAGGAAAAAGCCTCACCTACACGGCGACCTCGAAGCGTCTCACCAAATTGAAACGCGACGACGACCACCAGTGGCTTCGCAACGTGTCGAGCGTCGCGCTGCAACAGAAACTCCGTGACCTGGAACAGGCGTTTCAGAACTTTTTCGGCGGCAGAGCGGGCTACCCCAACTTCAAACGCAAGCATGGGAAGCAGACGGCCCGCTTCGCCTCCAACGCCTTCACGCTCTACGGGAAGAGCCTGAGCGTAGCGAAGGTGCCGGGCGAACTCAACGTGCGGTGGAGCCGGGATCTCCCGGACACCTGCAAAGTCACGAGCGTCACGCTCACGAAAAACCCGTCGGGCCGCTACTTCGTGAGCCTCACCTGCACCGAAGAGAAAGAGCCGCTGCCGGAGACCGACACAGCCGTCGGCATTGACCTCGGCATCACCGATGTCGTCGTGACCTCCGATGGCTCCAAGAGCGGCAACCCGAAGCACCTCAAAGAAGACCTGCATCGTCTTCGCAAAGCACAACGTCGGCTGTCGCGCAAAAAGAAAGGAAGCGAAAACTGGAAAAAGCAGAAACGCAGAGTAGCGCGTCTGCACGCGAAGATTGCGGACAAACGAAACGACTTCCTTCACAAGCTTTCCCGCAAAATCGTTGACGAAAACCAAGTCATCGCGCTGGAGACGTTGAATGTGAAGGGGATGCAGCAAAATAGAAATCTGTCCCGATCTATTGCCGACACCGGCTGGTCTACGCTCGTTCGATACATCGAATACAAAGCCAAGTGGGCCGGTCGCACCGTCGTCAAGATCGACCGTTGGTTTCCGTCCACGAAGCGGTGCTCCGAATGCGGGCACGTCGGGGAGACGAAACCGCTGTCGGTTCGGCATTGGCAATGTGAAGCGTGCGGCGAACGTCATGATCGGGACGTAAACGCTGCGAAAAACATTCGTACCGCCGGGCTGGCGGGAGCGCAGAAATCTCTGCGCGAGGACTGTGAAGGACGCGGTAAGACCCACAAAGCCTTTGTGCGAAGTGGGCACGGTCCGGTGAAGCAGTAA
- a CDS encoding bifunctional aspartate kinase/diaminopimelate decarboxylase, protein MDAPSWLVLKFGGTSVATPERWRTIATVAQRYVADGYRPVLVCSALSGISDQLENLVQEAAAGASPDATLAAVRAQHAALADGVGVSPDGLDALWATLEARVETIAAQGAATPADRAAVLGMGELLSTRLGEAILAAHDVPATWIDARQHLRAADAPHLPPARRYGSATCSVYPDPVTQQHLAQTTDAVCITQGFIASNALGETVLLGRGGSDTSAAYFAALLDAERLEIWTDVPGLFTTNPHDVPAARLLKQLSYDEAQELATMGGSILHPRCLAPVRQYDIPLHVRSTNAPAIDGTVISPDVPDTGPQVKALSAKTGITAIRMDTLGMWQEVGFLADVFAVFKHHGLSVDLVATSEANVTVTLDPMANALDPEVIDRLVHDLGAYCTARVVRGCGVVSLVGRHIRALLHELGPALEVFDEQQIYMVSQAASDLNFSFVVDEEQAPRLVHKLHDILFAARTPDATFGPTWSELVADEAPAPAAEAWWHARRDDLLALAADATPTYVYDEATLRARAADLQSLAAVDRVFYAIKANPHPAVLRTLADAGLSFECVSPGEVERVQTALPDHPARGILFQPNFAAPDEYRRAFARGVRVTLDNVQPLAEHPALFAGQEIFARIDPGAGRGHHRHVRTAGAQSKFGMVPDDLSALRRAADAAGTRITGLHVHVGSGITEPSTWAELARFLASLADAFPHVETLNVGGGLGVPRAPGAPGLDLAALDEQLTAFKREHPHLALWMEPGRFLVAEAGVLLARVTQTKTKGPVHYVGLDAGMHTLLRPALYGSYHPIVNLSRLDAPAAHTVQVVGPICESGDVLGRSRRLPDTAPGDVLLISTVGAYGASMSLPYNLRPAAREALLTP, encoded by the coding sequence ATGGACGCTCCCTCCTGGCTCGTGCTGAAGTTTGGTGGCACGAGCGTTGCCACTCCCGAGCGCTGGCGCACCATCGCCACGGTGGCGCAACGCTACGTCGCCGATGGCTACCGGCCCGTGCTGGTCTGCTCCGCGCTTAGCGGCATCTCCGACCAACTGGAGAACCTGGTACAAGAGGCGGCTGCCGGTGCGTCGCCTGATGCAACGCTGGCAGCCGTGCGCGCGCAACACGCGGCGCTGGCCGACGGTGTGGGCGTATCGCCGGATGGGCTCGATGCCCTGTGGGCCACGCTCGAAGCGCGCGTCGAGACTATCGCCGCGCAAGGCGCCGCCACCCCGGCCGACCGCGCCGCGGTGCTGGGTATGGGCGAGCTGCTGTCCACGCGCCTTGGGGAAGCCATCCTCGCAGCGCACGACGTGCCCGCCACCTGGATCGACGCCCGTCAGCACCTGCGCGCGGCCGATGCCCCGCACCTCCCGCCCGCCCGCCGCTACGGATCGGCCACGTGCAGCGTATACCCCGATCCCGTGACGCAGCAGCATCTCGCCCAAACGACCGACGCGGTATGCATCACGCAGGGCTTCATTGCGAGCAACGCCCTCGGCGAAACCGTGCTGCTCGGCCGCGGCGGCTCCGACACGTCTGCCGCCTACTTCGCCGCGCTCCTCGATGCCGAACGCCTCGAAATCTGGACCGACGTGCCGGGGCTTTTCACCACCAACCCGCACGACGTACCCGCCGCACGCTTGCTCAAGCAGTTGTCGTACGACGAGGCGCAGGAGCTGGCCACCATGGGCGGCAGCATCTTGCATCCGCGGTGCCTCGCCCCCGTGCGGCAGTACGACATCCCGTTGCACGTACGCTCCACCAACGCGCCCGCCATCGACGGAACCGTCATCAGTCCGGATGTGCCCGACACCGGTCCACAAGTGAAGGCGCTGTCGGCCAAAACGGGCATCACCGCCATCCGCATGGACACCCTGGGCATGTGGCAAGAGGTCGGATTTTTGGCGGACGTCTTTGCTGTGTTCAAGCACCATGGCCTCTCGGTTGATCTGGTAGCTACCTCGGAGGCCAACGTAACCGTGACCCTCGACCCGATGGCGAACGCGCTCGACCCGGAGGTTATCGACCGGCTCGTGCACGACCTGGGCGCCTACTGCACGGCGCGCGTGGTGCGCGGCTGCGGCGTGGTGAGCCTGGTGGGCCGCCACATCCGGGCGCTCCTGCACGAGCTGGGGCCCGCCCTGGAGGTTTTTGATGAGCAACAGATTTACATGGTCTCGCAGGCCGCGAGCGACCTCAACTTCAGCTTTGTGGTAGACGAGGAGCAGGCGCCGCGGCTGGTGCACAAGCTGCACGACATCCTGTTTGCCGCCCGCACGCCCGATGCCACGTTTGGGCCCACCTGGAGCGAGCTGGTGGCCGACGAGGCCCCGGCGCCCGCGGCCGAGGCGTGGTGGCACGCGCGCCGCGACGACTTGCTCGCCCTCGCCGCGGACGCCACGCCCACGTACGTCTACGATGAGGCAACGCTGCGCGCCCGCGCCGCAGACCTCCAGTCGCTTGCGGCCGTCGATCGCGTGTTCTATGCCATCAAGGCCAACCCGCACCCCGCGGTGCTGCGCACGCTGGCGGATGCTGGCCTTTCGTTTGAGTGCGTCTCGCCGGGCGAGGTGGAGCGCGTGCAGACGGCCCTGCCCGACCATCCGGCGCGTGGCATCCTCTTCCAACCCAATTTTGCGGCGCCCGACGAGTATCGCCGCGCGTTTGCCCGCGGCGTCCGCGTGACGCTCGATAACGTGCAGCCGCTCGCGGAGCACCCGGCCCTCTTTGCCGGTCAGGAGATTTTTGCGCGCATCGATCCGGGCGCGGGCCGCGGGCATCACCGCCACGTACGCACCGCCGGGGCGCAGTCGAAGTTTGGCATGGTGCCGGACGACCTTTCGGCGCTGCGCCGCGCAGCCGACGCCGCCGGCACGCGCATTACCGGCTTGCATGTGCACGTAGGCAGCGGCATTACCGAGCCCTCGACCTGGGCGGAACTGGCCCGTTTTCTCGCATCGCTGGCCGATGCCTTTCCGCACGTCGAGACGCTCAATGTGGGCGGCGGGCTGGGCGTGCCCCGCGCACCCGGCGCCCCCGGGCTCGACCTTGCGGCCCTCGACGAACAGCTCACGGCGTTTAAGCGCGAGCACCCGCACCTGGCGCTTTGGATGGAGCCCGGTCGCTTTTTGGTGGCGGAGGCCGGCGTGCTGCTGGCTCGCGTCACGCAGACCAAGACGAAGGGGCCCGTGCACTATGTGGGCCTCGATGCGGGCATGCACACCCTCTTGCGGCCCGCGCTGTACGGATCGTACCATCCCATCGTGAACCTTTCCCGGCTCGACGCCCCGGCCGCACACACCGTGCAGGTGGTGGGCCCCATCTGCGAGAGCGGCGACGTGCTGGGGCGCAGCCGCCGCCTGCCCGACACGGCCCCCGGCGATGTGCTGCTGATCAGCACCGTGGGCGCGTACGGCGCCAGCATGAGCCTGCCGTACAACTTGCGGCCCGCCGCGCGGGAGGCGCTGCTTACACCCTAA
- the porQ gene encoding type IX secretion system protein PorQ, whose amino-acid sequence MRYIVAWGILVLLGGHLVQAQPSGGLTGFAFLQLPSNARAAALSDAMAAAPAGGPAAFLYNPALLSARQPAAASIGYANYVSDLNAGHVAYRSALGATAVGGAVRYLHWGALEGRDRFGVPTGSFGAGDVALTLGAARRGGPHWRYGANLHVVYSYIDGNGAAAVGADVGLHYHVGPRLSTAVVVRHLGATVKSYGTKRPALPLDVRVSVSKRLAHLPLRLNLTAYDLRWAGRGLPGGTTLDHVLAHLTMGGALTLAEALTVRMGYNHRRASGLSAADGFSWAGLTGGFGLSYAGWTIDYAYAGWGVLGNAHHFTLHTAL is encoded by the coding sequence ATGCGATACATCGTAGCCTGGGGGATTTTGGTGCTGCTGGGCGGCCATTTGGTGCAGGCACAGCCGAGTGGCGGCCTCACCGGGTTTGCGTTTTTGCAGCTCCCGTCGAACGCCCGGGCGGCTGCGCTGAGCGATGCGATGGCTGCGGCGCCGGCGGGCGGCCCGGCGGCGTTTTTGTACAACCCGGCGCTCCTTTCCGCGCGCCAACCGGCGGCCGCGAGCATTGGATACGCCAACTACGTCTCGGACCTCAACGCGGGCCACGTGGCGTACCGCAGCGCGCTGGGGGCCACGGCTGTTGGGGGGGCCGTGCGGTATTTGCACTGGGGCGCCTTGGAGGGCCGCGACCGGTTTGGGGTGCCTACCGGGTCGTTTGGCGCGGGCGACGTGGCGCTCACGCTGGGCGCGGCGCGGCGCGGCGGGCCCCACTGGCGCTACGGCGCCAATCTGCACGTCGTGTATTCCTACATCGATGGAAATGGAGCGGCCGCCGTGGGGGCCGATGTGGGCCTGCACTACCACGTGGGGCCGCGGCTGTCTACGGCCGTGGTGGTGCGGCACCTGGGCGCCACCGTGAAAAGCTACGGCACGAAGCGACCGGCGCTGCCGCTTGACGTGCGCGTGAGCGTGTCGAAGCGCCTCGCGCACCTTCCGTTGCGCCTCAACCTGACGGCCTACGACCTGCGGTGGGCGGGCCGCGGGCTGCCGGGCGGCACAACGCTCGACCACGTGCTGGCGCATCTCACCATGGGCGGCGCGCTCACGCTGGCCGAGGCCCTTACGGTGCGCATGGGCTACAACCATCGCCGGGCAAGCGGCTTGTCTGCCGCCGACGGGTTCTCGTGGGCCGGCCTCACCGGCGGGTTCGGACTCTCGTATGCCGGATGGACGATCGATTACGCCTATGCCGGCTGGGGCGTGCTGGGCAACGCCCACCACTTCACGCTGCACACCGCCCTCTGA
- a CDS encoding UDP-N-acetylmuramoyl-L-alanyl-D-glutamate--2,6-diaminopimelate ligase — translation MPEAALTVAALRARLAADGCLIDAAVSAPARPVTALTDDSRAVTAGGLFAAIRGTTADGHRYVEAAWRAGAACVLCEAPPEARPADGAVLQVSDSRRALAVAAAAFYDDPAEALTMIGVTGTNGKTTVATLIHHLLHTLHGPAGLLSTVAVRVGDAAQAPTHTTPDPVALQRTLRAMVDAGCTACAMEVSSHALDQRRVYGIPYDVAVFTNLTQDHLDYHGTMAAYERAKKRLFDGLDAQATAVFNADDPAGPRMVAATDATRWSYGTTPAADGRLRVHRVAIDGLTASIDGHRRTFRLTGRFNAYNLAAAYGAGRAVGLAGPAVADALAAAPPVRGRLEQHTFADGRTVVIDYAHTPDALANVLDTLRALLPDGRALWCVFGCGGDRDRSKRPRMGRIAEARADRVIVTSDNPRTEDPASILDDIRAGLQAPAKAQWIVDRAAAIEAAAQHAAPGDVVLIAGKGHETYQVVGTERRPFDDRAVARQFFEIPSHR, via the coding sequence ATGCCCGAAGCCGCGCTTACTGTTGCAGCCCTGCGCGCCCGTCTGGCGGCAGACGGGTGCCTGATCGACGCTGCGGTGTCCGCGCCCGCCCGGCCGGTAACGGCGCTCACCGACGACAGCCGTGCCGTCACCGCGGGCGGACTGTTTGCGGCCATTCGCGGCACCACCGCCGATGGTCATCGGTACGTGGAGGCCGCGTGGCGGGCCGGCGCCGCGTGTGTGCTGTGTGAGGCCCCACCCGAGGCGCGCCCCGCGGACGGGGCCGTGCTGCAGGTGTCCGATAGCCGCCGGGCGCTGGCGGTAGCCGCTGCTGCTTTTTACGACGACCCGGCCGAGGCCCTCACCATGATTGGGGTAACGGGTACCAACGGAAAAACCACCGTCGCCACGCTCATTCATCACCTCCTGCACACCCTGCACGGCCCCGCAGGCTTGCTAAGCACCGTTGCGGTGCGTGTGGGAGATGCGGCGCAAGCCCCCACGCACACCACGCCCGATCCCGTGGCCCTGCAGCGCACGCTGCGCGCCATGGTCGATGCCGGATGCACCGCGTGCGCCATGGAGGTGTCGTCCCACGCACTTGATCAGCGCCGGGTGTACGGCATTCCCTACGACGTGGCGGTGTTTACCAACCTCACGCAAGACCACCTGGATTACCACGGCACGATGGCCGCGTACGAACGCGCCAAAAAGCGCTTGTTCGACGGCCTCGACGCGCAGGCGACGGCCGTGTTCAACGCCGACGACCCCGCCGGGCCGCGCATGGTGGCGGCGACCGATGCGACGCGGTGGAGCTACGGCACCACCCCCGCTGCCGATGGTCGCCTGCGGGTGCATCGGGTGGCCATCGACGGCCTCACCGCTTCCATCGACGGGCACCGGCGCACGTTTCGTCTCACGGGGCGCTTCAATGCCTACAACCTGGCCGCGGCCTACGGCGCGGGCCGCGCGGTGGGGCTAGCGGGCCCCGCGGTGGCCGATGCCTTGGCTGCCGCTCCGCCGGTGCGCGGGCGCTTAGAGCAGCATACGTTTGCCGATGGCCGCACCGTCGTCATCGACTACGCCCACACGCCCGATGCCCTCGCCAACGTCCTCGACACGTTGCGCGCGCTCCTCCCCGACGGCCGCGCGCTGTGGTGCGTATTCGGCTGCGGCGGCGACCGCGACCGCTCGAAGCGTCCGCGCATGGGCCGCATCGCCGAAGCCCGCGCCGACCGCGTCATCGTCACGAGCGATAATCCGCGAACCGAGGACCCGGCATCCATTTTGGATGACATTCGAGCGGGCCTGCAGGCACCCGCCAAGGCCCAGTGGATCGTAGACCGCGCGGCGGCCATCGAGGCTGCGGCGCAGCACGCCGCCCCGGGCGATGTGGTGCTTATCGCCGGCAAGGGCCACGAAACGTACCAGGTGGTGGGCACCGAGCGCCGTCCGTTTGACGACCGCGCCGTGGCGCGTCAGTTTTTTGAGATCCCTTCGCACCGCTGA
- the mraY gene encoding phospho-N-acetylmuramoyl-pentapeptide-transferase, producing MLYFFLKFLERQFEPPGFQVFQFITVRASLAAITALIIALFAGRRIIRWLRAQQLGERVRSGEAAGAVSHAHKAGTPTMGGIIILLSLLGSTALWADLSNTYLWLLWGATAWMGLVGFADDYIKTVRKNKDGLAARYKVWGQVSIGLLVGGVLYFHPDFEAFNALTYMPFLKNRVINYDVFEGWVHGVDLGWVVYLPVAVFIMTAVSNAVNLTDGLDGLTTGVTAFVGLGLTALAYISGNVNFATFLNVMYLPGTGEIAVFGAALVAACFGFLWYNGYPASIFMGDTGALALGAAVGAMTLMVRKELLLPLLGIVYVAEAVSVIMQTSYFKYTRRRTGTGRRIFRMAPLHHHFEAKGTHEAKIVTRFWIVTALTVIAALLTLRIR from the coding sequence ATGCTGTATTTCTTTTTGAAATTTCTGGAGCGACAGTTTGAGCCGCCCGGGTTTCAGGTCTTCCAGTTCATCACGGTGCGCGCGTCGCTCGCAGCCATCACGGCGCTCATCATTGCCCTGTTTGCGGGGCGGCGCATCATCCGGTGGCTCCGGGCGCAGCAGCTGGGCGAGCGGGTACGCAGCGGGGAAGCTGCCGGCGCGGTGAGCCATGCGCACAAGGCCGGTACGCCCACCATGGGTGGCATCATCATCTTGCTGTCGCTGCTGGGCTCCACCGCGCTCTGGGCCGACCTCTCCAACACCTATCTCTGGCTGCTGTGGGGCGCTACGGCGTGGATGGGGCTCGTGGGCTTCGCGGATGACTACATCAAGACGGTTCGGAAAAACAAGGACGGCCTCGCGGCCCGCTACAAGGTGTGGGGGCAAGTGAGCATCGGACTCCTGGTGGGCGGCGTGCTGTACTTTCACCCCGATTTTGAGGCGTTCAATGCGCTCACGTACATGCCCTTTCTCAAAAACCGCGTCATCAACTACGACGTGTTCGAAGGGTGGGTGCACGGCGTGGACCTCGGCTGGGTGGTGTACCTGCCGGTGGCGGTCTTTATCATGACGGCCGTGTCAAACGCGGTCAACCTCACCGACGGCCTCGACGGCCTCACCACGGGCGTTACGGCCTTTGTGGGATTGGGACTGACGGCGCTGGCGTACATCTCGGGCAACGTCAACTTTGCGACGTTCCTGAACGTGATGTACCTACCCGGAACGGGCGAGATTGCGGTGTTTGGGGCGGCGCTGGTGGCGGCGTGCTTCGGATTTTTGTGGTACAACGGATATCCGGCGAGCATCTTCATGGGGGATACCGGCGCGCTGGCATTGGGCGCGGCCGTCGGGGCCATGACGCTGATGGTGCGCAAGGAGCTGCTTCTGCCCCTACTGGGCATTGTGTACGTCGCCGAGGCGGTGTCGGTGATTATGCAAACCAGCTACTTCAAGTACACGCGGCGGCGCACCGGCACCGGCCGGCGCATCTTCCGGATGGCGCCGCTGCACCATCACTTTGAGGCGAAAGGGACGCACGAGGCGAAGATCGTCACCCGGTTCTGGATCGTCACCGCGCTCACCGTCATTGCGGCGCTGCTCACGCTGCGCATCCGGTAA